TCGCGCATCACGTGGTCGTTGACGACCATCGGGATCTCGTTATAGCTTCCCTTCACGGCAACCTGGCGGGAGGCGTACATCTCGACGATCCGCTTCGAGATCAGGAACCTGAGATCATCTTTCTGCTGGGTCAGCTTGGTATTGCTCGGATTATTGGGGATCGACAGGATGAGTGCAAAAGCCTGGTCCAGGGATTCGAACGCGTTGTCCAGATCGTTGTCCTCCCAGTACTCCTGGGCGGTCTCGGTCAGTTCCAGCGCAGTGTCGAGGAGGGCCTGGTCGTCGTCATTGATCTCTTTTTTCACGGCAACGCCGGACTTCGCCTGGTCCTGCGGCGCCTGGTCTTTCGCGTGGTCCGCTTCCGGGGCCGCTGAAGTCAGCGAGGGGTTTTCATTGCCCGATGCTTTTTGCACTGCCGAAGCGGCATCCTGAGAAGGGTTGTTTACGTCGGCAACAGGAACTGAAGTGGTTGCGCATCCGGAAAGGAGGAATGAGAGCAGAATGAATGGTGCAGACAGGAAGAAAAGGTTCCGTTTCATGGGCATCACTTTCTTGAATAATAGGAATAATAGATGTATTGCCGCGAATAATAAACGATTGATGACAAAAATGCAAATGAAAAGGGCTTGAACTGCATACGAACTGATCACCGGCACATGGCTGGGGAGGCAGGAGTGCAGCGTGGAAAAAACACCGTCAGGTGTCATTGCGAGGAGAGATTCTTGCGACGCGGCAATCTCGAAGTTCTTGATATTTCTGAAACCGAAGTTACGGGGTGTATCACGGGCCATGAATCGAGATTGCCTCGCTTTCGGCTCGCAAAGACGGCTACAAATACCTTTTCAAACCATCAACCCTTTCCTTTCCAGGCGACAAACTCCATTTCTATGGCCGCGTCCTTCGGCAGGCGCGACACCTCGACCGTGGCGCGGGCAGGGGGATCGGACGGGAAATATTCCGCATAGACCTCGTTCACGGAATTGAAGTCACTCATGTTCTTCAGATAGATGGTGGACTTTACAACAGACAAAAAACTGACGTCTGCCGCAACCAGGATGGCCTGTGCGTTTTCGAGCACCTGCCTGGCCTGTGCTTTACTATCACCCTGGATCACCGCACCGGTCTTTGGATCGATCGGTATCTGTCCGGACAGGAAGACGAAGCCGCCTGCCTCCACAGCCTGGGAATAGGGGCCGATTGCCTGAGGCGCCTTATCGGTTTTAATGATCTTACGACGCATAATGACCTCCATCATTGCATTCATGTATCGCTTGAAGTGCTTAATTTAATGACGCTATTTAAACCGAAAGTAAACCTTTCAATATGTCAAATAACCGGCGGCAGGATGTTTCCCTGTTGAGTTTATTCAACCGGTCATTGCCTGGCGGGAATACGCACTGATGCCCGATTGGGTCGAAGAAGGAAGCGATGAAGCTTCCGGAAATCTCATGAAACGAGAAGGAGGAGAACGCACGGGGGATGCCTCGGGCTGTGGCTGAGGAAGCGGCTGCTTACCCTGATTTCACCCTCTTCACGTCCAGCACCCCCTTGATCGCCCCGATGTTCTTGATGATCGCGTTCAGGTGCTCCACATCCTTGATGTCGATCGTGAAGTTGAGCGTTGCCTGGCTATCCTCGCCGGTAATGACATCGGCGTGGGTGATGTTGGCATTCGTCGAACTGATCGAGGTGGAGACGCTGGCCAGGAGGCCGGGCTTGTCCTCGGTCCTGACGGAGATCTTGACTGCATGCGCCCCGGGCTGGAAATCGCCCCAGGAGACATCAACGAGCCGCTCCTTGTCAAAGGCAAGCTCGGCCACGTTCGAGCAGTCGGCCGTGTGAACGGACACTCCCCTGCCCCGGGTGATGAACCCGACCACCTTGTCCCCGGGAACGGGGTTGCAGCACTTGGAGAGGTGGATCAGCATGTTGTCCATGCCGTCGATCTTCATGCTTCCGCCGGCGGGTTTCCCCGGCTTCAGGGACGGTTTCTTTGCAGGCGGTTCGATGTGCTGTTTGTCGGGGGCCAGCTTGTTCCCCACCATATGAGCGGAGACCTTGCCGTACCCGATGGCCGCCAGCAGGTCGTCGAGCGTGTTGTGCGAAAGGTCGTTGGCGATCTTCAGGAGCTCATCGGATTTGAGCACCTTGGAGGGGCTCAGCTCGTGCTTGCGCAGGTCCTTGTCGAGCAGTTCCTTCCCGAGCAGGATGCTGTGCTTCCGCTCTTCGGTCTTGAGCCACGCCTTGATCCTGGTCCTGGCCTTCGAGGTCTTGACGAACTTGAGCCAGTCCCGGCTCGGCGTGTGGCCGGCCTGGGAGATGATCTCGATCTTGTCCCCGTTCCGGAGCACGTGCTTGAGGGGCACGATCCTGCCGTTCACCTTGGCGCCCACGCACTGGTGGCCGACGTCGGTGTGGACGCTGTAGGCGAAATCCACGGGAGTCGACCCCTGGGGCAGCTCCTTCACGTCCCCGCGGGGGGTGAAAACATACACCACTTCCGGGAACAGGTCCCCCTTGACGGTATCCATGAACTCCCGGGCGTCGGGCAGGTCGCGCTGCCATTCGAGCAGCTGCCGGAGCCAGGCGAACTGCTGCTCATCGCGCTGGCTCACGGCCGACCGTTCCTTGTACCGCCAGTGCGCCGCGATGCCCTCCTCGGCGATGCGGTGCATCTCGTCGGTCCGGATCTGGAATTCTACGCGCTCGCCCTTGGGGCCGATGACGGTGGTGTGGAGCGACTGGTAGAGGTTGGACTTGGGAACGCCGATGAAGTCCTTGAATCTGCCGGGCACCGGCGTCCAGAGCGAGTGGATGAGGCCCAGGATGGCGTAGCAGTTGGTTTTGGTGTCCGTGATGATCCGTATCGCGATCAGGTCGTAGATGTCCTCGAAGGCGATACCCTGTTTCTGCATCTTCGTCCAGATGCTGTAGAAATGCTTCGGCCTTCCCTTCACGTCGCCCTGGTAGCCGTGCTCGGCAAGCTGCCGCTTCATGATCTCGATGAGCTCGTTGATGTAGGTCTCGCGCTCGATGCGGCGCTGGGTGACCTTCTTGACGAGGTCATTGTACGCCTCGGGATTGAGATGCTTGAAGGACAGGTCCTCGAGCTCGGTCTTGATCTTCGAGATGCCGAGCCGGTTGGCGAGGGGCGCGTAAATGTCCAGGGTCTCCTGGGCGAT
This genomic interval from Nitrospirota bacterium contains the following:
- a CDS encoding bifunctional (p)ppGpp synthetase/guanosine-3',5'-bis(diphosphate) 3'-pyrophosphohydrolase, producing the protein MPAVRLEDIVESIQSYHPDADVDLLRRAYIYSAKAHQGQTRLSGEAYLIHPIEVAAILAGLKLDVPTVAAGLLHDTIEDTAVTPDEVKSLFGDEVAMLVDGMTKLSRMEFQSREQREADNFRKMVVAMANDIRVILIKLADRLHNMRTLKSLSPEKQKRIAQETLDIYAPLANRLGISKIKTELEDLSFKHLNPEAYNDLVKKVTQRRIERETYINELIEIMKRQLAEHGYQGDVKGRPKHFYSIWTKMQKQGIAFEDIYDLIAIRIITDTKTNCYAILGLIHSLWTPVPGRFKDFIGVPKSNLYQSLHTTVIGPKGERVEFQIRTDEMHRIAEEGIAAHWRYKERSAVSQRDEQQFAWLRQLLEWQRDLPDAREFMDTVKGDLFPEVVYVFTPRGDVKELPQGSTPVDFAYSVHTDVGHQCVGAKVNGRIVPLKHVLRNGDKIEIISQAGHTPSRDWLKFVKTSKARTRIKAWLKTEERKHSILLGKELLDKDLRKHELSPSKVLKSDELLKIANDLSHNTLDDLLAAIGYGKVSAHMVGNKLAPDKQHIEPPAKKPSLKPGKPAGGSMKIDGMDNMLIHLSKCCNPVPGDKVVGFITRGRGVSVHTADCSNVAELAFDKERLVDVSWGDFQPGAHAVKISVRTEDKPGLLASVSTSISSTNANITHADVITGEDSQATLNFTIDIKDVEHLNAIIKNIGAIKGVLDVKRVKSG
- a CDS encoding RidA family protein; amino-acid sequence: MRRKIIKTDKAPQAIGPYSQAVEAGGFVFLSGQIPIDPKTGAVIQGDSKAQARQVLENAQAILVAADVSFLSVVKSTIYLKNMSDFNSVNEVYAEYFPSDPPARATVEVSRLPKDAAIEMEFVAWKGKG